One Procambarus clarkii isolate CNS0578487 chromosome 15, FALCON_Pclarkii_2.0, whole genome shotgun sequence DNA segment encodes these proteins:
- the LOC138365154 gene encoding uncharacterized protein — protein MMDYKPEECSVCFNDYAENRLRPRTLPCGHTFCSQCIDNAIKNSQLTCPSCRAEHAATASTQFPINYAVEAFVRKLKNTQLTTEEVVPAKPYEGPAKGISKTLRSMVQEQMSSISRLIISCEEVLSQLGEYRGQLGDWKTHHLQLQDRLYALVEQNKSAMKLLELEDTSVVDITTQGEEGKAQLQAMLGILDTVNTPQEVGTTIDTADGCSMKIEDWLWKCQELFPDVKTVHTSVKVQETIREALEMTTTETGATADPVHLGDSASSIMNKVQEITGQIPQKQLTVSFLFSLLGHITRY, from the exons GATTacaagccagaggaatgttcagtgtgttttaacgatTATGCCGAAAATCGGCTACGACCTCGTACACTGCCatgtggccacacattctgctcccagtgtattgacaatgctatcaagaatagtcagctgacctgccccagctgccgtgccgagcacgctgccacagcctctactcagttcccaattaaCTATGCTGTGGAGGCTTTTGTTAGGAAACTAAAAAATACCCAGCTaacaactgaggaagtagtgccaGCAAAACCTTATGAAGGTCCTGCCAAAGGCATCAGTAAGACATTACGTTCCATGGTGCAGGAGCAGATGAGCAGCATCAGCCGCCTCATTattagctgtgaagaggtactgtcccagctgggggagtaccgggggcagctgggggactggaagactcaccacctccagctccaggacagactctatgctctggtagagcagaataagtcagcaatgaagctcttggaactggaggataccagtgtggtggatataacaacacaaggagaggaagggaaggctcagctgcaggccatgttggggatcctcgacacagtcaacaccccacaggaggttggcacaaccatagacacagctgatggGTGCAGCATGAAGATAGAAGATTGGCTCTggaagtgccaggaactcttcccagatgtcaagactgtccacacctcagtgaag gtgcaggagaccatcagggaggccctggagatgacgaccacagagacaggtgccacagctgaccccgtacacctgggagactcagcctccagcatcatgaataaagttcaAGAAATCACTGGACAGATCCCCCAGAAGCagttaacagtaagttttttattttctctcttaggtcatatcacaagatattga